The genomic window taaatatgcgtCTAAAGTTGTCAAATCGTGACaatatttgtttgatataaAAGCTCTACAATCTGTACTTGTGAAATTGGAGTCTCCAGACATGTAAATTACACAAAAACACAACGtcgagtttttaaaattagaatatgcaattaaaaaaaaggggggatttttatttaaaagtttcaatGTGAGCTTTACGAGATTCTGACAATGTTATTTAAGGTCATACTCGTACTATTATGTAATGAGTCATTTAAAACCCTATAATTggtgtctgaaatatttttcaaacaaatatatgttttttaagAAATCAGCCTGATACGGTTGCGCGCGCGCAACACACATGCATAGGATGAATCATTTAATCAATATagtcaattttttctaaaataactgataatacaaagaaatgttttagataaaagtgaAACGATTTTGAGGGAGACGTATTTTGGTGACGTTTTTTTTCTAGTTGGAGGCCCCAAAAAGATGGTCATTGGCATTTTTTTCAATGGAtttgtttaatttcttatataatctGTTTACTCTAATTGTTCTgagtataaaaatatcgaaaactcaatagtttacgagatattttattcattattctgatatattttgccatgaaatataaaaaactattaatttttcatgaaaaacaGAATAATTCTGATCGGAATCCTTTCCAGTTTGATAACATGTGCCTAGAACACGAACACGAAtgtcttaaaacattttttatcaataatttcagataaaattaactgtattaattaaaatgatccatcctgtgtgtatatgtatgtgtgtatataatgtACATTGAATTTATCAAATGTTCTACAGTACAAAGTTATCGTCGACTGTGATCCTTCAAATCGTCGTACAAATCTATTGTACTATGGATCTTTTTCGACGATTTTCACCTTTATCCACGTAAATCGAAGTGATGACTATATAAACGTCACGCTTGCTCAAGTGCGTTCCTAGATTTAGCACTAGTGCATGGAAAACAGATCGCCGGCGGAGGGAAGAGGTGCCAGGCCGCCAGTCACATCGGGCAGTTGTGTTAAATCGGGAAGATTAGAAATGTGAGACTTCACCTCCGACCGAACCGTACACACCTTCTTAAGTTTTTCTTTATAATCCtgcgaacaaaaaaaaacgatagTTTTGTATATTGAATCTATGTTaaaggctttctacaataagttattaattagtattataaGTCATCAGAATTGACCAATCAGTCAaacttgagaaaaatatttgactgaTCAATTTTTGAGGCATATAACTTATCACacctaatagcttattgtagaaaaccTAGTAGACATTATTTATGCTAtgtaactattataaaattatactaaataatttagtaaaattttgttactttttctaAAGTTGTactaaatttacaataaattctaaaagaaaattctctgTAACACAAGATGTGATTGTACTTCTAAAGTGCTTTGAGCCTGTTGAAGTAGTTGTCTCTGCGCCAGAGTATAATCCCGCAACATCGTTAGCAGTCTCCTTCTGTCTTCCATCTCGGCTTGTAACCGTCCGTTGTAGTCGGCGAGAAGGGCGGCAGCCTCGTTCACTGCCGCGCTCAACTGATCTGCGGCTGTGCGATCAGCAAGATTTGCGAGCAGTGAAACCTCCGAGACTTCCGGTGGTAAAGACGCGATACGCTCCCTGACACCAGCATCTGAGGACGCGGTGTTTTCCAGATCCTGAAAATCACAAAAGTTAATCAATGATCTTCCATCTCTCTGGATCTTCTAACGACTTGCCGCGATTCTCTCAGAACTCATCgcgtatatttaatataaatatactttgcTCGAGGAAGAGTAAAATACATGgcatattgctgcaatgtaattaataaaaaaaatcagtcaAGCAAAAAATTCTGAGAGCAGCAGTgagaataatattctttgtattAAAAGTAGTTGTATTAAAACAAGTACTGAATCGCTAAAAAAAAACCAGCATTCGCTCGATTTATTTCACGAAAGGAACTTGCGAGAAACCAAAAAAAGAACATGTAAACATAAATTCTATTTGGAATGAAAGAAAGCGGCAACAAACACAATTAAACAAAGCATATAAAATCGACAGGGTAGATATATTAGAGTTGTCGAAGCGTTTGCTGATATGTTTCATGGATTCAACATGTATTTTTgtatgaacaaaatattttattgctaatGATACAAATTCCGCATCATGATTATTCTTGTTTGTATAACTGATATTAACCATTAAGGCTTTGATGAGCTCCTCGGTTTCTGGTGGATCGCCGCCGGGAGTCCTTGGACTCAGTGTTACATGAAGCTCTTTGGTGCCGTCCACCTCTATCTCTGTTTCcgatttttttctctccttcttgTCTTTCTGCAAACATAAGAAGATTACACATTTGTTTATTGCAATTGATTcagtaaatttgaaaacaatttgaGAAGTTGTTTTTTGGTATATTAAAAGAAGTtacattatttagaaaatatatcatgttataaaagttacataaGCTTTCATATAGAGTGACTACACCAGTCAatcaacaaataaaaacaatagaattacattttcaagtaaaaaatatttcaatcaaatcTATACGAGaattagatctaaaaatattaatttgcaatttattattatgaaatcttactattttattattttccttaAGCAGTTATTTACTGGTGATTGTTCAGCAACTGGTGCAACAACTCTAGCTATGCCATCAGtacctatttatattattttcagaccATGTGAaaactttaattacatataaactattaattatatatttattattgttattactatCACAATTGTTATTactatacaatataatttcagAGTACGCAcctttattttttctacttcagtttttactttcttttttggtGGTGGTGCAGAGTCTTTTTCAGATTCCACGAAAGCTGCTTTAAATTCAGCTATCTGTGCTTTATCATAAACCCCTCTCTCCTCCCAAATTTGTAATAACCTATTCAATCGCTCTCTTGTTTTCTCATCAAAACCCTTCATGTGTTCAAAGGCTTTTGGCAGAACAGTTTCAAATTCTTTTCCAAATTCTGGTCCTTTCTTCTTGCTATTTTGAATGACATCATTCGCCAGATACATAAACATCAACTTGCGATTATCCTTCACTGCAAAATGTAGAAAGTATTAAACTTAGGCTAATAACTTCTCCAAAAAAGTCAGAGtagtattttttaatcacaaatacaCACAAGGATTTCTGTTACtataatttgtttcaattataattattcaatttggATGGATTAAAGTATCTCTTACATATGTTCTATTTGCTAATTTGCCTCATAGTAAATTCAAGCATTATCATTTCtgtagtaaatattaatatatcatctTGTCATTGGATCTGTTTGTGTTTGTACTACTTGTACTCAACATCTTTATTTTCTTGCTTTCTAccattcaaatatatatttatttcgttttaagtaaaatcatatttagGAGGTTTAAGCAACACGAACAAATCAATGATCTGCATTTGACCAGATGACAgcaacattaaatgttttcaaaagtgccatttaatattaaagtatgAAAATTTAACAAGCAATGTTTTTTcctaataaatttctttattcttgATGTCTTAAAACATAATGACTATCAATGCTTTTAACATTCATTTAAACacaaatttatgcaaatttgaAACATAGAAATAACTTTCCGAACACACACACGTGCAGCAATTCACGGCTCGTCTAATTGGTTcgtaatttagaaatttttaagaaacttttttcaGATTTCATCTGCATCGGGCTCAAAGATGTTTTAATCCGATGGATAAAATAATCTTCGGGACATTTTTTGGAGAGTCATACCTTTGCACATCTCTTTAAACCAGATCTTAACAATAGTCGGGTGATGCTTCCTGTGATGTATCAGCCAGAGTGAGAGTGTCTGGATACTCTGTTGCGATGGATTCAAGTCCATCAGTCGCTTGACTAGGGCGCTCTCCGTGAACCCTGTCATCGCACTACGTCCGCTGCCGTTGGCGGCTTTTGTCGGCGAGGCCTTCGTTAAGGTCTCGATTGTGCCACGGATAGAATTCACGTCTCTTGATATCACAGTCGTCGTTATCGCGTATACAGAGCGTGGACCAGACAACAGCTGAACCTGAATCAAGCGCAAACGTACGTACATACTAGTGTTGCCAACTTTAATATTCTAACCTCCATTAGGGCTGGTATTCATAAAGCTTCGTGTCCACGATACTAGAAATCGGCCAGAGAAAGCATTGACCAATCGCGTTTGTCATTTCACATAACAggcaatgcgattggtcaattccaatggactaaCCAGTCGGTTTGCTTTAACGAAGATTGATGAAAGAGGTCCTAATTGACCTCCTATTATGGCTATTATTGGAATGTTGTTTTAGAAACTCTAGtgtgcaccagtgcgcactagttcaAAAAGTTCGAGAGAATAGAAAACAAACGACTTGTAAATAGAGAGAGACTTGACAATAtgatcaatcgcattaatcAATTGGCCGAATTGTTCAAATGCGATTGATTAATTTTCTCTCTGTCCGAGATCTCGGACCGATCGTGTGCATAAGGCTTTAAACCAGATTAATGGTGACGTGTAAACTAGATCCAATatactacgtttacacgtcaCCATTAATCGGGTTTAGAAACATCCGTAGTTGTAAAACTGGCCAATTACAGTCATGCCCTTCTTCAGAGAAATACTTGTGATTGATCAGTTTTATAATTACCGATGTTATTAAACCCGATTAATGGTGACGTGTAAACGTATAATAGCTGTCATTAGCCGCGTCAGCGTTCGGTGGTTGCCCGCATGGCAAATGGTGATTCGGCGCGCGTCCGCCAGAGCACGCATAGCGCTGCATAGCGCATGCCGCGTTGTTGAGCAGATCCGTTCATCACAGTGTTCACACGCCGTCGTGTCAGCCATCTGGTACGTTTGTGTCCACGTCGCCGTCACCGttatcgtcgtcgttgtcatcgtcACTGTTTCCATACATCGCTCTTCGTGGATACGCGCATAGAGTGTCGTACGGTCGTCATCACACTCCTTGTCCCCGTGAACAACatcgcgcgccgccgccgctgccgccgccgcaaCCACCTCCACCATGGATCACGTTAGCCTGCTGCTGCAGCATTCGCAATACGCGTACGCGATCCCCGTGGGTATTGTACTGATTTGCGCCATTCTCGTCTTCGTCTTCGGCTTCAAGAAGGCTGAGCAGCCGCCGTTTGCGCAGCTCTCCTCGGGCTCCGACGCGGACCGAAAGCTTGCCAGAAAGCGCGGCAAGGTCCGTGAGAAGGTTAGTGAAACATCGACAACTACTTGATGACCGCATATCCCTGCCTCTTTGGTTTTTCTTCGCATCTCGCGCCTTTTTTCCTCGTAAACAGATTGTATTCGCCCGCCATATGGTAGGTTGTTTGTAGGTGCGCGCGCGCTCGTGAGTTgacgcacacgcatacacgcCCGCTAATCAGCTGGTCCCTCTGGTCTGAAAGGGTGGCTCAGAGACGACTGTTTTCCCTCTATTCCTCCGCGCGTGGTGACGTAATGTCGCGACGATGAGGGTGTTTTTTTCATTAGCATGAGCGTGGCTCAATAGCGTGCTCGAGATATCGCTCCTGCATTCTTACCGCGAGTATGTAGCGCTGCACACATCTGTTCTTTTTATTGGTATTTTCTACACTCgcttttttatctcttttcccTCTTTTTCGAAGTCCGCTCATTTCTTGATGCTCAGGTGTAATTTCAGATTGATACTGAATGCGATGTATATGTTAAACCTCTGAAAACTTgtaattagattatttattcataagTATCTTGTAATTAAATGAACATGTACGATGAAACGAGTTTTCAAAGAGatccatttatttaatttaattttattgataaataaaaaaaagagcataAGATTAGAAAGCCTATGTCAATCACAGTAGTTTCTagtgccaaataataatttttaattttacaatctcCTACTTATTCAAACTGCACACCCCATACTCGTCGAACTTGACAATTATGAAGtcggaatatataatattaatgctttagaaGCATATGTAAGATCCCCCTCCCTGGAAAAACtgtgaagaatttttttgtgaaaaaataccTCAACCAGGGTTTGAACCTGGATGTCTCAAATTTCATGTGGGCGTTCTATCAATTCGATTACTGAGACATGTGATATTTTCTCGCAGTAACcaatataagttaaataaatgcCCTTGTGTAGGTGATGTATAATAAGCAATAAATTAGATGGGACTgatgtaaattaaaacataaaattaggAAGCCTATGTtagttgttttaatttttgtcaattaaatAGTAGAGATGTACGAACGatttgaatataaaacaaattgaatcaaataaaattttattgtaaggaAAATAATATTGACTATGTTTATATGACTTGATTTATGTTGaaacatcgatgttataacttcAGCATAAATCAGGCCATATAAAGGTAGTCATTGATTATATGATTtaaagtcattttaaatataattttataatagagacattaatatttaaatctgttaaatctaaaatttttggatAGTTTGGATTCGAATTACATATTGataatcttataaaatcatatttgaaATGATTTTATGTCATACAATCAATATTGcctttttgtaataaaaatttttttgtcatttatatatattaaaatttaatctaacaataattatgttaaataattatgttaatgttacttaaatgttctttttacagtttgatttaatttaattcaatttgattcggttacaaatttagtaattcagtgtaattttttcaaacaaaatgtaatttgaCTCGATTTGATTCAATATCAagcaacttttatttatatctctaaCAAATAGTATATAATTGTGGAATTTCATTAAACGTTCTTACACATTTTGTTATAGAAAGCTGTTAATGGACAAGTTGCATCTGAAAAAACAAGTCCAGCAAAGAAGACATTAGTAACGAAAGTGGAAGTTCCCAAGAAGGCTACTAAGGGAGATGATGTTGATGGTAAATTAAAAGAGCGTAAACAAGAAGACAACAAAATTGTTGCTActaagaaagagaaagaacagCTCTCGACTAAGGCTGGCAAGGAGAACAAAGTGGAGCAGGTGAAGAATAAGAAGAATTTGAAGAACTTGTTCCAGGAAAAACCCATAGACTTTGATGATGGTTAGTTGATATACATGGCATTAGCATAAATAGATAAGATGTACTTTTTTCATACAATCGTTTAGAGTTGTTATTTATCAGTGTTAATACTGTAATTGATAACAGGAGATTGGGAGCAAGCTTATTCGCGCAAGGAcaagaaaaacaagaaaaaggaGGAGGAATCtccatcaaagaaaaataaaaagacatcTAAAAAGACTGATTTAATAAACGAGGCTAAGCAGAAGGAACAAGAGAAGCCTGAAGTCAAGGATAAAACCGCTAAGGAAACCGAAAATAAAGAGCTcaaggagaaagagaagaaggaagTAATGCTTACATCTATCTCCGAGGAGATAGGTAAAGTCAAGGAATCGCAGAACGAGGAGCAAGACAaggtatatttttacatgtcaTAGTATTAAGAAagttctaataaataaaaaatttgtccattatttatcattttgaagATAATTGTACCAAAAGATTAtatgttaaaagatatatatgaaTGAAAAGTCAGTATAATTCCTTTTTACTTTTGTTAAGTTGGAGAACCTCTCTAAAGTTTTTTAGCTGACAAAACAAAATagtttacaaacaaaatattcgATCGTAGGTTGAAAAAAtcgaaaaggaagagaaaaaatCTGGAAAATCAAAGAAGACTAAGAAAACTGAAGGCGAGATTACACCTGCTTCGGTACCGTCTACACCAAAGACCGATAACAAACCTATTTCGGAGGAACAGCAAAAGAAGCCTGTCAGTGCAGAAAAAGTAGCCACCAATgtggaagaaaataaaatgatagaaaataatgagaaaatcgCTGTGTTCGACGAGCTAGGAGGTTTGTTGCACATTGACAAggaaattattaagtttttttatttctgaattgattaatatattatttgttattgtgTTACAGACGTCTGGACAGAAGCAAAATCACagaaaaagagtaaaaaaaaggCTCGTAAAGATAACTGAGAATGATTACGCGTAACGCTAATGATAATGCTTCTTGCGAAAGGGAATAGAAAGAGTGAGAATTCCGTTCAGTCCAAAGGGTGTTTGTCGCTCACGACAAATCAGGTGTGTTTCAAGTGATTTGCTAATCGCCACCTAACCAAATCGTTCCTTTTTTCCTTTGTACATAATACCAATCGAATTTAAGttcaattatgatttttttagttataatctCAAGAGATCAATCGCTAGCTCAATCGCTAAAGATTGAAAGAACACCGTATAGCATgatgatttttgtattttttttttttttttttttttcatttgtaatCTGCAATATCTTGCATTTAATAGAAGTGGCATAAGTCATTGTTTTCACATTTACTAGGCAATTGCTTTAGGTTTCTTAGATACATTTGCATGTGTCTGTAATAggatatttcatttgtaattataactatatataatagatatatatagtggtataattttatatacatatatataaaatatagtggatttgtatcataaaatgttttgtaatgGTTATAAATGATACTTAtgccatttatattttacgtttttatgaattaataatcttattgagaatattttgtataactATACTATTTTTACGTTAAGAACAACAATTCTGCGCGCATTATATCTCGCTGTTACTTAAACGTCGATTCTTCTGATTGACCTCTCATATTACATTATACATGTATGAACGGCAAGCATAGGCTGCGTTCGCAGAGCGTGCTATTAGCACTATTTTGTTAGAGTCACTTCAATAGAATTATTGAGGTGACTATATTCTGGCATTCTATTTTTATCAGTTATTAGATGTAAaggataaaataaagataaaataacgcAGTAGCGCTGATAGCATGCTCCGTGCATGCTATCCATAGAAAAGGTAAACATAGAAAGTATGTCTCACGGTAAATTCATAATGCAGGACAATCTTTGGAAGCGATAAGCTTATATTGCTGATGTACGGAATAggtattttaatgaaatcataTTTTTCTACATGATTAGTCGCGCTTATTGAGTGATTATTTTCCTCTTTAATACTTAAATACTTGAAGATCTATCTTGTAATAATTAGTGCAGTTTCATTTAAGTGTATCAGtaatataagttttttgaaaGGATATAGATAACATTACATAAATTCGTGGCAGTGTAAGTCATACCAATGTGATAATGATTATGATTAATTTGAGTagaat from Solenopsis invicta isolate M01_SB chromosome 2, UNIL_Sinv_3.0, whole genome shotgun sequence includes these protein-coding regions:
- the LOC105196802 gene encoding regulation of nuclear pre-mRNA domain-containing protein 1B; this encodes MYVRLRLIQVQLLSGPRSVYAITTTVISRDVNSIRGTIETLTKASPTKAANGSGRSAMTGFTESALVKRLMDLNPSQQSIQTLSLWLIHHRKHHPTIVKIWFKEMCKVKDNRKLMFMYLANDVIQNSKKKGPEFGKEFETVLPKAFEHMKGFDEKTRERLNRLLQIWEERGVYDKAQIAEFKAAFVESEKDSAPPPKKKVKTEVEKIKKDKKERKKSETEIEVDGTKELHVTLSPRTPGGDPPETEELIKALMDLENTASSDAGVRERIASLPPEVSEVSLLANLADRTAADQLSAAVNEAAALLADYNGRLQAEMEDRRRLLTMLRDYTLAQRQLLQQAQSTLEDYKEKLKKVCTVRSEVKSHISNLPDLTQLPDVTGGLAPLPSAGDLFSMH
- the LOC105196801 gene encoding nucleolar protein 58, which encodes MDHVSLLLQHSQYAYAIPVGIVLICAILVFVFGFKKAEQPPFAQLSSGSDADRKLARKRGKVREKKAVNGQVASEKTSPAKKTLVTKVEVPKKATKGDDVDGKLKERKQEDNKIVATKKEKEQLSTKAGKENKVEQVKNKKNLKNLFQEKPIDFDDGDWEQAYSRKDKKNKKKEEESPSKKNKKTSKKTDLINEAKQKEQEKPEVKDKTAKETENKELKEKEKKEVMLTSISEEIGKVKESQNEEQDKVEKIEKEEKKSGKSKKTKKTEGEITPASVPSTPKTDNKPISEEQQKKPVSAEKVATNVEENKMIENNEKIAVFDELGDVWTEAKSQKKSKKKARKDN